The Haloferax sp. Atlit-12N genome window below encodes:
- a CDS encoding GNAT family N-acetyltransferase, with amino-acid sequence MSESDVRVAVTEGERDDAFAVRKDVFVDEQGVDEELEWDEHDDPDAEAVHFVAYRDGDPVGAARLREYEPGVGKVERVAVLDSARGEGWGRRLMDALETEARERGFDSLLLHGQTTAEGFYHGLDYETTSDVFDEAGIPHVEMRKSL; translated from the coding sequence ATGAGCGAATCCGATGTCCGCGTCGCGGTCACCGAGGGCGAGCGCGACGACGCCTTCGCCGTCCGCAAGGACGTCTTCGTGGACGAACAGGGCGTCGACGAGGAACTGGAGTGGGACGAACACGACGACCCCGACGCCGAGGCGGTCCACTTCGTCGCCTACCGCGACGGCGACCCGGTCGGCGCGGCCCGCTTGCGCGAGTACGAACCCGGCGTCGGCAAGGTCGAGCGCGTCGCCGTCCTCGACTCGGCCCGCGGCGAGGGCTGGGGGCGGCGACTCATGGACGCGCTCGAAACAGAGGCGCGCGAGCGCGGGTTCGACTCGCTTCTCCTCCACGGCCAGACGACCGCGGAGGGGTTCTACCACGGCCTCGACTACGAGACGACGAGCGACGTGTTCGACGAGGCCGGTATCCCCCACGTCGAGATGCGGAAGTCGCTGTAG
- the rqcH gene encoding ribosome rescue protein RqcH — protein sequence MDPKRELTSVDLAALVTELNRYEGAKVDKAYLYGDDLLRLKMRDFDRGRLELLLEVGEIKRAHLAAQEHVPDAPGRPPNFAMMLRNRLNGADFAGVEQYEFDRILTFTFERGDENTKIVVELFGQGNIAVLDETGEVVRSLETVRLKSRTVAPGSQYEYPASRLDPLTVSRDALGRNMEQSDTDVVRTLATQLNLGGLYAEELCTRAGVEKTLDITDATADDYDDIYDAIVDLRQQVRSGEFDPRLYLDDDGEVVDVTPFPLREHQNAGLDEEAYDTFNDALDEYFFRLDLTADEQEATADRPDFEEQIAKQQRIIDQQEGAIEGFEQQAQDERERAELLYANYDLVDDVLSTVRGAREEGVPWDDIGETLAEGAEQGIPEAEAVTNVDGANGTVTVDLDDATVTLDVSMGVEKNADRLYTEAKRIEEKKEGALAAIEDTREELAAVKKRRDEWEADDDEDDEDDEDEEPEETDWLALDSVPVKSTEHWFERFRWFHTSSGYLVVGGRNADQNEELVKKYMSKHDRFFHTQAHGGPVTLLKATGPSEPAQAVDFSDETLREAAQFAVSYSSIWKEGRFADDAYMVEPSQVSKTPESGEYIEKGSFVIRGDREYFEDVAAKVAVGIQCEDETRVIGGPPSAIEARAETTLTLTPGQYAQNDAAKLCYRRLRERFADKSFVRKIASPDQIQEFLPPGGSDIVDD from the coding sequence ATGGACCCGAAGCGGGAACTCACGAGCGTCGACCTCGCGGCCCTCGTCACCGAGTTGAACCGGTACGAGGGCGCGAAGGTCGACAAGGCGTACCTCTACGGCGACGACCTGCTTCGCCTCAAGATGCGGGACTTCGACCGCGGACGGCTCGAACTCCTTCTCGAAGTGGGCGAGATAAAGCGCGCGCACCTCGCCGCACAGGAGCACGTGCCGGACGCCCCCGGTCGGCCGCCGAACTTCGCGATGATGCTCAGAAACCGGCTCAACGGGGCCGACTTCGCGGGCGTCGAGCAGTACGAGTTCGACCGCATCCTCACGTTCACGTTCGAGCGCGGCGACGAGAACACGAAAATCGTCGTCGAGCTGTTCGGACAGGGCAACATCGCGGTGCTCGACGAGACGGGCGAAGTCGTCCGCAGTCTGGAGACGGTGCGGCTCAAGTCGCGGACGGTCGCGCCGGGGTCGCAGTACGAGTACCCTGCCTCGCGGCTCGACCCCCTGACCGTCAGCCGCGACGCCCTCGGCCGGAACATGGAGCAGTCCGACACCGACGTGGTGCGGACGCTCGCGACTCAGTTGAACCTCGGCGGCCTCTACGCCGAAGAGCTGTGTACCCGCGCCGGCGTGGAGAAGACCCTCGACATCACCGACGCGACTGCCGACGATTACGACGATATCTACGACGCCATCGTCGACCTCCGCCAGCAGGTTCGCTCCGGGGAGTTCGACCCGCGGCTCTACCTCGACGACGACGGCGAAGTCGTGGACGTGACGCCCTTCCCCCTGCGCGAACACCAGAACGCCGGGCTCGACGAGGAGGCCTACGACACGTTCAACGACGCGCTCGACGAGTACTTCTTCCGGCTCGATTTGACCGCCGACGAGCAGGAGGCGACCGCTGACCGCCCGGACTTCGAGGAGCAAATCGCCAAGCAACAGCGCATCATCGACCAGCAGGAGGGCGCAATCGAGGGCTTCGAACAGCAGGCCCAAGACGAGCGCGAGCGCGCCGAACTGCTGTACGCCAACTACGACCTCGTCGACGACGTGCTCTCGACCGTCCGCGGCGCGCGCGAGGAGGGCGTCCCGTGGGACGACATCGGCGAGACGCTTGCGGAGGGTGCCGAACAGGGCATCCCCGAAGCCGAGGCCGTCACGAACGTCGACGGTGCGAACGGAACGGTCACCGTCGACCTCGACGACGCGACCGTCACCCTCGACGTGTCGATGGGCGTCGAGAAGAACGCCGACCGCCTCTACACCGAGGCCAAGCGCATCGAGGAGAAAAAGGAGGGCGCGCTGGCGGCCATCGAGGACACCCGCGAGGAGTTAGCGGCCGTAAAGAAGCGCCGCGACGAGTGGGAGGCCGACGACGACGAGGACGACGAGGACGACGAGGACGAAGAACCGGAGGAGACCGACTGGCTCGCGCTCGACTCGGTGCCCGTCAAGTCCACGGAACACTGGTTCGAGCGGTTCCGCTGGTTCCACACCTCCAGCGGCTACCTCGTCGTCGGCGGCCGCAACGCCGACCAAAACGAGGAGTTAGTGAAGAAGTACATGAGCAAGCACGACCGCTTCTTCCACACGCAGGCCCACGGCGGGCCGGTCACGCTCCTGAAGGCGACGGGGCCGAGCGAACCCGCGCAGGCGGTCGACTTCTCCGACGAGACGCTCCGCGAGGCCGCGCAGTTCGCCGTCTCGTACTCCTCCATCTGGAAAGAGGGCCGCTTCGCCGACGACGCCTACATGGTTGAGCCCTCGCAGGTGTCGAAGACGCCCGAATCCGGCGAGTACATTGAGAAGGGGAGCTTCGTCATCCGCGGCGACCGCGAATACTTCGAGGACGTGGCCGCGAAGGTCGCGGTCGGCATCCAGTGCGAGGACGAGACGCGCGTCATCGGTGGCCCGCCGTCGGCAATCGAGGCGCGCGCGGAGACGACGCTGACGCTCACGCCGGGGCAGTACGCCCAGAACGACGCCGCGAAACTGTGTTATCGCCGGCTCCGCGAGCGCTTCGCCGACAAGTCGTTCGTCAGAAAAATCGCATCACCCGACCAGATTCAGGAGTTCCTCCCACCGGGCGGGAGCGATATCGTCGACGATTGA
- a CDS encoding RNA-guided endonuclease TnpB family protein, with translation MAKQVVTRTYTASIRNQQQVSDDLDSLGFSASKLWNVGRWICDRVWSEIGHIPGHNELTSYLKSHEHYDDLHSQSSQRVLQELAEAFTGWYGKRRNGDTRANPPKYRKHGDEHPRSTVTFKAAGFKLDTKYERVRLSKGSNLKEYWSDFILCEYQTRPDVDLSTVESVQQVRAVWTGDEWELHFVCKVEIEVAEVPGEKTVGVDLGVTNFAALAYEDGHSELYPLNCLKQDDYYFSKRIARCDDSESDQATRLNQKKSARRTHYFHTLSKHIVQRCIDEEVGTIVVGDLSGIREDEENGESKNWGKHGNLDLHSWAFDRFTSMLKYKAEMEGISVEQVSERDTSKSCSCCGRKRKANRVERGLYVCDECETVANADVNGAENIRQKVSPSLACDGGDRSNGWLAQPSTYLFDQESGCFAPREQATS, from the coding sequence ATGGCGAAACAGGTCGTCACCCGCACCTATACTGCTTCCATACGGAACCAGCAACAGGTGTCCGACGACCTTGATTCGCTCGGGTTTTCAGCCTCGAAACTCTGGAACGTCGGACGGTGGATTTGTGACCGCGTATGGTCAGAGATTGGCCACATTCCCGGTCACAATGAACTCACCTCGTACCTCAAGTCGCACGAACACTATGATGACCTGCATTCTCAGTCAAGTCAGCGAGTCCTTCAAGAACTCGCTGAAGCGTTCACCGGCTGGTACGGCAAACGACGCAACGGAGACACGAGAGCAAACCCGCCGAAGTACCGCAAACACGGCGACGAACACCCCCGAAGCACGGTCACGTTCAAAGCCGCTGGCTTCAAACTCGACACCAAGTACGAGCGAGTCCGACTCTCGAAAGGCTCGAACCTGAAAGAATACTGGTCGGACTTCATTCTCTGCGAGTACCAGACTCGTCCTGACGTTGACCTCTCCACCGTGGAGAGCGTCCAACAGGTTCGAGCGGTTTGGACTGGTGACGAGTGGGAGCTACACTTCGTGTGCAAGGTCGAAATAGAGGTTGCTGAAGTCCCCGGTGAGAAGACCGTTGGAGTTGACCTCGGCGTCACCAACTTCGCCGCCCTCGCCTACGAGGACGGCCACAGCGAGTTGTATCCACTGAACTGCTTGAAGCAGGATGACTACTACTTCAGCAAGCGAATCGCTCGCTGTGACGACTCAGAATCTGACCAAGCGACACGGTTGAATCAGAAGAAATCGGCTCGCCGCACCCACTACTTCCACACCCTCTCCAAACACATCGTCCAACGATGTATTGATGAGGAGGTTGGAACGATTGTAGTTGGCGACCTCTCCGGTATCCGTGAGGATGAGGAAAATGGTGAGTCGAAGAACTGGGGCAAGCACGGCAACCTCGACTTGCACTCGTGGGCGTTCGACCGATTCACTTCGATGCTCAAATACAAGGCCGAGATGGAAGGCATATCGGTCGAACAAGTGTCTGAGCGTGATACGTCGAAGTCGTGTTCATGCTGTGGTCGGAAGCGGAAAGCGAACCGTGTTGAACGCGGGTTGTACGTGTGTGATGAGTGTGAGACGGTGGCGAATGCAGACGTGAACGGTGCTGAGAACATTCGGCAGAAAGTATCTCCGAGTCTCGCCTGTGATGGGGGAGATAGGAGTAACGGCTGGTTGGCACAGCCATCAACGTACCTGTTCGACCAAGAGAGCGGATGCTTCGCACCGCGAGAACAGGCCACGTCGTAA
- a CDS encoding DUF4013 domain-containing protein translates to MISESLNYLRNGEDWVKTVLIGGVLGLLSFLIVPTFLVIGYLLRVVRATMKGDEEPPVFDDWGDMAIDGVKGFAIAFVYALVPAIIAGVFGFAGIVGAAAGGSDAAGAVGGIVALVGLLLAFVLGLLAAYLIPAALSNYAETDRMGAAFDFGTLRPILTSGKYATAWLMSFAVLFASSIVVGVLNVIPLLGFVVGAFVTFYAAVAAYYIIGKTWGELHDIEMMDEGETPGEQPAV, encoded by the coding sequence ATGATTTCAGAATCACTCAATTACCTTCGAAACGGCGAGGACTGGGTAAAGACGGTCCTCATCGGCGGCGTCCTCGGCCTGTTGAGCTTCCTCATCGTCCCGACGTTCCTCGTCATCGGCTATCTCCTTCGGGTCGTTCGCGCGACCATGAAGGGCGACGAGGAGCCCCCGGTGTTCGACGACTGGGGCGACATGGCGATAGACGGCGTGAAAGGCTTCGCTATCGCGTTCGTCTACGCGCTCGTCCCGGCCATCATCGCGGGCGTGTTCGGCTTCGCGGGCATCGTCGGCGCGGCGGCCGGCGGCTCCGACGCCGCGGGCGCAGTCGGCGGCATCGTGGCGCTCGTGGGCCTCCTGCTCGCGTTCGTCCTCGGCCTGCTCGCCGCGTACCTCATCCCGGCGGCGCTGTCGAACTACGCTGAGACCGACCGCATGGGCGCGGCGTTCGACTTCGGCACGCTCCGGCCCATCCTGACCTCGGGCAAGTACGCCACCGCGTGGCTCATGTCCTTCGCGGTGCTGTTCGCGTCGTCCATCGTGGTCGGCGTCCTCAACGTCATCCCGCTTCTCGGCTTCGTCGTCGGGGCGTTCGTGACGTTCTACGCGGCCGTCGCTGCCTACTACATCATCGGCAAGACGTGGGGCGAACTCCACGACATCGAGATGATGGACGAGGGCGAGACGCCGGGCGAACAGCCCGCCGTCTGA
- a CDS encoding DUF4013 domain-containing protein yields the protein MLSDALWFLKRSDDWVATTIIGGVLSLLSVLILPGIILQGYFVRAMQAAANGERAAPSFTDWGGLFVDGLKLFVVTFVWALVAIVPSMLLSVIIGIGTFTVSEAATGSAAASSAGGVGLGIVSVVLGLLVFVLSLLAAYLGPAAGANFAIEGNLAAGFDVRTILSGAFTGEYAVAWLLALVVAVVLGFIGGLLSVIVVGLFVLFYVQVITFYLWARGFADATGKGQQSTGW from the coding sequence ATGCTCTCCGACGCGCTGTGGTTTCTCAAGCGAAGCGACGACTGGGTTGCGACGACGATTATCGGCGGGGTTCTCTCGCTGCTTTCTGTACTGATACTCCCGGGGATTATCCTGCAGGGCTACTTCGTCAGGGCGATGCAGGCGGCCGCGAACGGCGAGCGGGCCGCGCCCTCGTTCACGGACTGGGGCGGACTGTTCGTCGACGGCCTGAAGCTGTTCGTGGTGACGTTCGTCTGGGCGTTAGTGGCAATCGTCCCGTCGATGCTGCTCTCGGTCATCATCGGCATCGGCACCTTCACCGTCTCCGAGGCGGCGACGGGGAGCGCGGCGGCGTCCTCCGCGGGCGGCGTCGGGCTCGGTATCGTCTCGGTCGTCCTCGGCCTCCTCGTGTTCGTGCTCAGCCTGCTCGCGGCCTACCTCGGGCCGGCCGCCGGGGCGAACTTCGCCATCGAGGGGAACCTCGCTGCCGGCTTCGACGTGCGTACTATCCTCTCGGGCGCGTTCACCGGCGAGTACGCCGTCGCGTGGTTGCTCGCGCTCGTCGTCGCGGTCGTGCTCGGCTTCATCGGGGGTCTCCTTTCGGTCATCGTCGTCGGGCTCTTCGTCCTGTTCTACGTGCAGGTGATAACGTTCTACCTGTGGGCCCGCGGCTTCGCCGACGCCACCGGCAAGGGCCAGCAGTCGACTGGGTGGTAA
- a CDS encoding mRNA surveillance protein pelota: MRISSRGRGEEGRERITLVPENVDDLWHLSYVLEPGDLVSGDTTRRIQRDDEQMRDTGGEREHLNVTIEVDDVEFARFANRLRVGGVIVSCSREDQLGHHHTLNVEERAEITIEKHFKADQIDRIETAEQAAENPDVAIATVEEGAAYIHTVAQYGTEEYASLTKPTGKGEYARPRSELFDELGSALSHLEVDAIILAGPGFTKNDAMDYFENNFPAVAETIVTTVDTAGVGDRGVHEVLKRGAVDDVQKQTRIAEEANLIDELMENISTGAKAAYGVEQVAEAAEFGAVEHLLLLDSRLRAERQGDGDWDVDVNDIIDSVEQKGGEVTVFSAEFQPGEQLKNLGGIAAVLRYRLQ; encoded by the coding sequence ATGCGCATTTCGAGCCGCGGTCGCGGCGAGGAGGGGCGCGAGCGAATCACGCTCGTCCCCGAGAACGTCGACGACCTCTGGCACCTCTCGTACGTCCTCGAGCCGGGTGACCTCGTCTCCGGCGACACCACCCGCCGCATCCAGCGCGACGACGAGCAGATGCGGGACACCGGCGGCGAGCGCGAGCACCTCAACGTCACCATCGAGGTCGACGACGTGGAGTTCGCTCGCTTCGCCAACCGCCTCCGCGTCGGCGGCGTCATCGTCTCCTGTTCCCGCGAGGACCAACTCGGCCACCACCACACCCTCAACGTCGAGGAGCGCGCCGAGATAACCATCGAGAAGCACTTCAAGGCCGACCAGATAGACCGCATCGAGACGGCCGAACAGGCCGCCGAGAACCCCGACGTGGCCATCGCGACCGTCGAGGAGGGCGCGGCCTACATCCACACCGTCGCCCAGTACGGCACCGAGGAGTACGCCTCGCTCACGAAGCCGACCGGGAAGGGCGAGTACGCCCGCCCGCGGTCCGAACTGTTCGACGAACTCGGGTCCGCGCTGTCGCACCTCGAGGTGGACGCCATCATCCTCGCCGGGCCGGGATTCACGAAAAACGACGCGATGGACTACTTCGAGAACAACTTCCCCGCGGTCGCAGAGACCATCGTCACGACCGTCGACACCGCCGGCGTCGGCGACCGCGGCGTCCACGAGGTGCTCAAGCGCGGCGCGGTCGACGACGTGCAGAAACAGACCCGCATCGCCGAGGAGGCCAACCTCATCGACGAACTGATGGAGAACATCTCGACGGGCGCGAAGGCGGCCTACGGCGTCGAACAGGTCGCGGAGGCCGCGGAGTTCGGCGCGGTCGAACACCTGCTTCTCCTCGACTCCCGGCTCCGCGCGGAGCGACAGGGCGACGGCGACTGGGACGTGGACGTGAACGACATCATCGACTCGGTCGAACAGAAGGGCGGCGAGGTCACCGTGTTCTCGGCGGAGTTCCAGCCCGGCGAGCAGTTGAAGAACCTCGGGGGCATCGCGGCGGTCCTCCGGTACCGACTGCAGTAG
- a CDS encoding ornithine cyclodeaminase family protein → MTATLFLTSDEVSGLATPAEYVAAVREGYRQRGEGAPAEPRTKLFNREPPGMLTSYAAVLPETGAMGGYMYSAGFGAEDAWFMTPLFDAESGEPLALLDGASMNPFKTGAAGGVGIDALARDDASTLALIGSGAQARGQLRAAATVRDLDTVWVYSPTKESRESFAGEMDRALDASVAAVASSAAAVEGADIVVTATTATDPVFDGDLLEPGTHVTAMGQYHPEKRELDETTIERATYVPDLRERATMDAGSFLAAVEAGVVDEDHIHAELGEVVAGVAAGREDDEEITVFDSGGTGIETVAAAHMLYEKARDEGLGTTIDFSPASESLTGQ, encoded by the coding sequence ATGACAGCGACGTTGTTCCTCACGAGCGACGAGGTTAGTGGACTGGCGACCCCGGCCGAGTACGTCGCGGCCGTCCGCGAGGGCTACAGGCAGCGCGGGGAGGGCGCGCCGGCCGAGCCGCGGACGAAGCTGTTCAACCGCGAGCCGCCGGGCATGCTCACCTCCTACGCGGCCGTGCTCCCCGAGACGGGCGCGATGGGCGGCTACATGTACTCCGCCGGCTTCGGCGCGGAGGACGCGTGGTTCATGACGCCGCTTTTCGACGCGGAGAGCGGCGAGCCGCTGGCGCTCCTCGACGGCGCGAGCATGAACCCCTTCAAGACCGGCGCGGCCGGTGGGGTCGGCATCGACGCCCTCGCCCGAGACGACGCCTCGACGCTCGCGCTCATCGGAAGCGGCGCGCAGGCCCGCGGACAGCTCCGGGCCGCCGCGACCGTCCGCGACCTCGACACCGTCTGGGTCTACTCGCCGACGAAGGAGAGCCGCGAGTCGTTCGCGGGCGAGATGGACCGCGCGCTCGACGCCAGCGTCGCCGCCGTCGCCTCCAGCGCCGCGGCCGTCGAGGGCGCGGACATCGTCGTCACGGCCACGACCGCCACGGACCCGGTGTTCGACGGCGACCTGCTCGAACCCGGCACACACGTCACCGCGATGGGCCAATACCACCCCGAAAAGCGCGAACTCGACGAGACGACCATCGAGCGCGCGACGTACGTCCCCGACCTCCGCGAGCGCGCCACGATGGACGCCGGGTCGTTCCTCGCCGCTGTCGAGGCCGGCGTCGTGGACGAAGACCACATCCACGCCGAACTCGGCGAGGTCGTCGCCGGCGTCGCCGCCGGGCGCGAGGACGACGAGGAGATAACCGTCTTCGACAGCGGCGGCACGGGCATCGAGACGGTCGCCGCGGCGCACATGCTCTACGAGAAGGCGCGCGACGAGGGACTCGGGACGACCATCGACTTCTCGCCGGCGAGCGAGTCGCTCACCGGCCAGTAA
- a CDS encoding MFS transporter yields the protein MGVGAVAGDVNRNDRSIVALVMLAHGMVHTYELSIPIFVAIWLGEFASIDLGLATVPVTTASLGVMTGLGFALFGLGALPGGILVDRVGSKRLIVACLLGMAGSFVMLALSPNLVVVALALVVWGAAASVYHPAGLRLISTGVEERGTGFAYHGIAGNLGIGFGPFLTALLLLFFDWHLVAAVLALPALVAAALATRANFEEQAAVAATDGGETGDTDDDDDTGGDSKAGTGVSSFAELVSQSKHLFAGGFALVFALVMFSGLYYRGVTTFLPDLLGSVIGIEPIPVSELLPAALASGSAGGAPTLDVELFVYAGLLTVGVFGQYVGGKLTDRIRTERGIVAGFGALAVIAIAFLPVASLGVVPLLAICALLGFFLFMVQPFYQAIVAEYTPAGLRGLSYGFTYLGVFGVGALGGAIAGYILTVADSTALFVVLAGFAAAATLLGVTLLRRRPTPA from the coding sequence ATGGGAGTCGGTGCCGTGGCCGGAGACGTGAACCGCAACGACCGCTCAATCGTCGCGTTGGTGATGCTCGCCCACGGGATGGTCCACACGTACGAACTGTCCATCCCCATCTTCGTGGCCATCTGGCTCGGGGAGTTCGCGAGCATCGACCTCGGCCTCGCGACGGTTCCCGTCACGACCGCCTCGTTGGGCGTGATGACCGGCCTCGGATTCGCGCTGTTCGGCCTCGGGGCGCTCCCCGGCGGCATCCTCGTCGACCGCGTCGGCTCCAAGCGCCTCATCGTCGCCTGTCTCCTCGGTATGGCGGGTTCGTTCGTCATGCTCGCGCTGTCGCCGAACCTCGTCGTCGTCGCCCTCGCGCTCGTCGTCTGGGGTGCCGCGGCCAGCGTCTACCACCCCGCCGGACTCCGACTCATCAGCACTGGCGTCGAGGAACGCGGAACCGGCTTCGCCTACCACGGCATCGCCGGGAACCTCGGCATCGGCTTCGGACCCTTCCTCACCGCGCTCCTCTTGTTGTTCTTCGACTGGCACCTCGTCGCCGCCGTGCTCGCGCTCCCGGCGCTCGTGGCCGCCGCACTCGCGACCCGCGCCAACTTCGAAGAGCAGGCTGCCGTCGCCGCGACCGACGGCGGCGAGACGGGCGACACCGACGACGACGATGACACCGGGGGCGACAGCAAGGCCGGCACGGGCGTCTCCTCGTTCGCTGAACTGGTCTCGCAGTCGAAGCACCTCTTCGCCGGCGGGTTCGCGCTCGTCTTCGCGCTCGTGATGTTCTCCGGGCTCTACTACCGCGGCGTCACGACGTTCCTGCCGGACCTCCTCGGCTCTGTCATCGGCATCGAGCCGATTCCGGTCTCCGAACTCCTGCCCGCCGCCCTCGCGTCCGGGTCGGCCGGGGGCGCGCCGACGCTCGACGTGGAACTGTTCGTCTACGCCGGCCTCCTGACGGTCGGCGTCTTCGGACAGTACGTCGGCGGCAAACTCACCGACCGCATCAGGACCGAACGCGGCATCGTCGCCGGCTTCGGCGCGCTCGCTGTCATCGCCATCGCGTTCCTTCCCGTGGCGAGTCTCGGTGTGGTCCCGCTCCTCGCCATCTGTGCGCTCCTCGGCTTCTTCCTGTTCATGGTCCAGCCGTTCTACCAGGCGATCGTCGCGGAGTACACGCCCGCCGGTCTGCGGGGACTCTCCTACGGATTCACCTATCTCGGCGTGTTCGGCGTCGGCGCGCTCGGCGGGGCCATCGCCGGCTACATCCTCACCGTCGCCGACTCGACGGCGCTGTTCGTGGTCCTCGCCGGGTTCGCGGCGGCGGCGACGCTTCTCGGCGTGACACTGTTGCGACGGCGGCCGACGCCCGCCTGA
- a CDS encoding DUF3054 domain-containing protein: MATSTSFLEERLDAGALPIAVGDVLAIFLLVTVGVVQHNGVSYLSADPVGWVLTAVPFLIGWLVTAPLLGAYSPGAAESAKSAVPLGIRSWLAATVIGMAIRWTPLFEGGVELTFVAVMLVLGSAALGVWRTLYFKLV; the protein is encoded by the coding sequence ATGGCAACCTCGACTTCGTTCTTAGAGGAGCGACTCGATGCCGGGGCGTTACCCATCGCCGTGGGCGACGTGCTCGCCATCTTCCTCCTCGTCACCGTCGGCGTGGTTCAGCACAACGGGGTGTCGTACCTCTCGGCCGACCCGGTCGGCTGGGTACTCACCGCGGTCCCGTTCCTCATCGGATGGCTCGTCACCGCCCCGCTTTTGGGCGCGTACTCGCCCGGCGCGGCCGAGTCGGCGAAGTCGGCCGTCCCGCTCGGAATCCGCTCGTGGCTCGCGGCGACCGTCATCGGCATGGCGATTCGCTGGACGCCGCTTTTCGAAGGCGGCGTCGAACTCACGTTCGTCGCGGTCATGCTGGTGCTCGGCTCCGCCGCGCTCGGTGTCTGGCGGACGCTGTACTTCAAACTCGTCTGA
- a CDS encoding class I SAM-dependent methyltransferase, protein MHGAGDVRFFDRFAPVYDLVMPPADPGALGTALDRADRPVERVVDIGGGSGRATLALDVPERIVLDRSAGMLRRARERGLDCVRGDARGLPFADDSLDAVTVVDAFHHMPNQRGVAEEVFRVLAPGGVFAVNEFDPETLLGRGLVAAERVVGFGSAFATPDELVRFLERVGFDADVVERGFEYTVVGKKRESH, encoded by the coding sequence ATGCACGGCGCAGGCGACGTTCGGTTCTTCGACCGCTTCGCACCCGTCTACGACCTCGTGATGCCGCCAGCCGACCCCGGCGCGCTCGGAACCGCGCTTGACCGCGCCGACCGCCCCGTCGAACGCGTCGTCGACATCGGCGGTGGCTCCGGGCGGGCGACCCTCGCGCTCGACGTTCCCGAGCGAATCGTCCTCGACCGCTCGGCCGGGATGCTCCGCCGAGCGCGCGAGCGTGGCCTCGACTGCGTCCGCGGCGACGCCCGAGGGCTTCCCTTCGCCGACGACTCCCTTGACGCCGTGACCGTCGTGGACGCCTTCCACCACATGCCGAACCAGCGGGGCGTCGCCGAGGAGGTCTTCCGCGTCCTCGCGCCCGGCGGGGTGTTCGCCGTCAACGAGTTCGACCCCGAAACGCTCCTCGGCCGAGGGCTCGTCGCCGCCGAGCGGGTCGTCGGCTTCGGGTCGGCGTTCGCTACGCCCGACGAACTCGTCCGGTTCCTCGAACGCGTCGGGTTCGATGCCGACGTGGTCGAACGGGGCTTCGAGTACACGGTGGTCGGAAAAAAGCGGGAAAGCCATTAG
- a CDS encoding GNAT family N-acetyltransferase → MEFDLLGWPEDGPRLRLDYRRFAYAGKFVTAATGKTVLRDPDESLPPLDDDRPAPTGGPDSLPPLAENVVAAVAFNEDRTDPTTLWLRYVTVRRDRRGDGLGPDLLRRTCEAAADRGYETVRIAANNPFAYEACHKAGFGFTGRETGVAELVLERPADAPAAASRETYQSGLDRYRARDLGDPERTFLAAREGAEPPGADGVHSDD, encoded by the coding sequence ATGGAGTTCGACCTGCTCGGGTGGCCCGAAGACGGGCCGCGGCTCCGTCTCGACTACCGGCGGTTCGCCTACGCGGGAAAGTTCGTCACCGCGGCGACGGGCAAGACGGTGCTCCGGGACCCCGACGAGTCCCTGCCGCCCCTCGACGACGACCGACCCGCGCCGACCGGCGGCCCCGACTCCCTGCCGCCGCTAGCCGAGAACGTGGTCGCTGCGGTCGCGTTCAACGAGGACCGGACGGACCCGACGACGCTCTGGCTCCGGTACGTCACGGTCCGGCGGGACCGCCGGGGCGACGGACTCGGCCCCGACCTCCTCCGCCGGACCTGCGAGGCCGCCGCCGACCGCGGCTACGAGACGGTCCGCATCGCCGCGAACAACCCCTTCGCCTACGAGGCGTGCCACAAGGCCGGATTCGGCTTCACGGGCCGCGAGACGGGCGTCGCCGAGTTGGTGCTTGAGCGCCCCGCCGACGCGCCCGCCGCGGCCTCCCGCGAGACGTACCAGTCTGGCCTCGACCGTTACCGCGCCCGCGACCTCGGCGACCCGGAGCGGACGTTTCTCGCGGCGCGCGAGGGGGCGGAGCCGCCCGGTGCCGACGGCGTTCACTCGGACGATTGA